Part of the Serratia sarumanii genome is shown below.
TTCAATAGGGAAACACAAGAGGTAACTTTAGTTTTTAGTAAATATATAATCCCATTGCTATTTCACCTAAAGAGATTCATTAAATACAACCTCGAGCATGTTAAGTCCTTTGAAAATAAATACTCAATGCGCATTTATGAATGGCTGCTAAAAGAACTAACGCAAAGAAAAACACATAAAGCCAATATTTCAATAAGCATTGATGAGTTTAAATTCATGCTAATGTTAGAAAAAAGCTACCCAGAATATAAATTACTAAATCATTGGGTTTTAAAACCAATTGCAAAAGATTTAAATACCTATAGCAATATAAAACTATCTATTGATAAGCGCGGTCGTCCTGCTGATACGCTGATCTTCCAAGTTGAACTGGATAAACAAATTGACCTTGTGACTGAGCTAGCAAAAGAACCAATATCAAAAAAAGAAGATAACTCAATCCGTTTAACGCCTGAAAATAGTCTGCATGAGGGGCTAAAAACAACATTACATGATGCTTTAACTGCGAAAATACAACTTACTGGATTTGAAGCTAAATTCCTGAGTGACATGCAGAGTAAGTATGATCTCAACGGCTCATTTACATGGCTGACTCAAAAACAACGAGCCACGCTAGAGAAAATTTTAGCTAAGTACGGACGGAACTGAGGTATCTATGGCTTTAGTATCAATAAGCGAAGCAGCCAGACTAACTGGAAAAAGCCGCACAACAGTACAGTCATACATTAAGCAGGGAAAACTGACCAAGTGCACAGATAGCGGTGGTGCTTCAAAACTAGACACATCAGAGCTTCTACGTGTTTTCGGATCATTTACTGGTCAGCAGGTTGGCAGTGAACAATCAGGCAGTACTGTGCAGCATTTGGCAGGCGATTTTGTGCAGTTACCTGACCAGAATTTGCTACATGAAAACTATGCCTTAAAAGCTGAAATAGAACTCGTAAAGGCATTGCTGCGTGAGAAAGAGCTACTACTCGATGAAAAAGACAAACGCAATGAGGATCTCAAACATGCTTTGCTGCTAATCGAGTCTAAACTGCCGAATACATCGGAACCAGTGACACCTCATGTGGTGAAAAAATCATGGCAATTCTGGAAGAAATAGCGCTTTCAGCCGGCAAACCGGCTGAAGCCGGATCTGCGATTCTGATAACAAACTAGCAACACCAGAACAGCCCGTTTGCGGGCAGCAAAACCCGTACTTTTGGACGTTCCGGCGGGTTTTTGTGGCGAGTGGTGTTCGGGCGGTGCGCGCAAGATCCCTTATGTTAAATACCACATGTTTGGTGCATTTTTTCCGCAACTGCATCAGTAGTATCGATGTCAGGTTCCAGCACAGGACGCTATGCCATACAATAATTTCAATCTCTAACAGTCATAAGGCCATGACATGCAGACCGAATTAATCAAAGAACTGAACAAGGTTTTAAAAGCGTTTCCGCAATTCTGGAACGGAGAGGAATTACACCGTTCAATGGTGAGTGATGCCATTAGTCAAAAACAGCCAGAAATCATCAAGGCACTGGTCGCTAATGAAAAAATACGTTCTGTCTACGGTTCAGATATTGACGGCATTTTAATTTTCGATTTTGATAAGCTATGTAGCTTATTAAAGTATAAGGAATACTGGGCTAATAGCTTTACTAAATACCGTAATAAAGTTGGCTTAACCAGTAATGGAAAATATCTCGATTACAACTCTGACGTGGTGCTGGATTTTCCTTTTAAGGATTGCGTGCTTGAAGGTGGAATGACAAAAGAAGAAATTGGAAAAAGTGAAGTATATTACAATGATATAATTGCAAAGGATGAAATAGATAACCTTCTATCTCCAAAGATTTTTTCTTCTGTAAAAAGGCATTCTGAGGGAGATGTTTCTGACAAGATACTGTCATTTGAGGAAGATGATAATATCTTACTGAAAGGAAATAACCTGATAGCACTGCATTGTCTTAAAAAAAAATTCATTAACTCAGTTAACTTAATATATATAGATCCGCCGTACAATACTGGAAATGATGGGTTTAGGTATAACGACAAATTTAATCGTGCCACTTGGCTTACCTTCATGAAAAACAGACTATCAGTAGCAAAAGAACTATTGAGCGATGATGGTATAATATTCGTGCAATGTGACGACAAAGAGCATTCTTCTTTAAGACTGTTAATGGATAGTGTTTTTGGTAGAGATAACTTTCTAAATAATATAGTAGTTAAAACATCCGATCCTTCAGGACTGAAGGTAGTAAACCCATCACCATATTCCCAAACTGAATACTTATTAATGTTCTGCAAGGATAGGAGTAAATATAAATATATACCTCAGTTTGTGAAAAGTTCTTACGACCAATCGTACGGAAGATTCATAAAAAATGTAAACGATGATCATGAGGCTTGGGTTACATGCTCTTTAAGTGAATATTTTGCTAATTACAAGGGTTTTAATAACGTTAAGGAAGCAAGAGAAAAACTGGGGCGCTTAGATTTCGATGAGGAGATAGCTCAGTTCGCCATTGAAAATTCGGACTCTGTTTATCAAGCAACTGCAATAAGCAACGCAGCTGGGAAAAAAATCGTAGCGGCTCGGGATGAGTCTAAAAAAAATCCAGGTAAGATTTATAAAGTAGAAAGAGATAACGACAATATATACATTATTAATGGCAGGCAAATATACTTTTACTCTAACAAGGTTAAAAATATAAATGGTGAGCTGACACCTACAATATTATTGACTAATTTATGGGTTGATATTCCTTGGAATGGTATCGCAAATGAAGGAGATGCTATTTTCAAAAATGGTAAAAAACCTGAAAAACTGCTTCAGCGATGTATAGATTCATGTACGAAAAAGGGAGACCTAG
Proteins encoded:
- a CDS encoding replication initiation protein → MAELVVFKANELAVSRYDLTEHETKLILFCVAKLNPTLETPDETERTVKFSCSEYSSFMGISYENAWGRLNTSTRELFKRSIELIYPTGAVSMRVFNWAEYAEFNRETQEVTLVFSKYIIPLLFHLKRFIKYNLEHVKSFENKYSMRIYEWLLKELTQRKTHKANISISIDEFKFMLMLEKSYPEYKLLNHWVLKPIAKDLNTYSNIKLSIDKRGRPADTLIFQVELDKQIDLVTELAKEPISKKEDNSIRLTPENSLHEGLKTTLHDALTAKIQLTGFEAKFLSDMQSKYDLNGSFTWLTQKQRATLEKILAKYGRN
- a CDS encoding helix-turn-helix domain-containing protein, with translation MALVSISEAARLTGKSRTTVQSYIKQGKLTKCTDSGGASKLDTSELLRVFGSFTGQQVGSEQSGSTVQHLAGDFVQLPDQNLLHENYALKAEIELVKALLREKELLLDEKDKRNEDLKHALLLIESKLPNTSEPVTPHVVKKSWQFWKK
- a CDS encoding site-specific DNA-methyltransferase, which produces MQTELIKELNKVLKAFPQFWNGEELHRSMVSDAISQKQPEIIKALVANEKIRSVYGSDIDGILIFDFDKLCSLLKYKEYWANSFTKYRNKVGLTSNGKYLDYNSDVVLDFPFKDCVLEGGMTKEEIGKSEVYYNDIIAKDEIDNLLSPKIFSSVKRHSEGDVSDKILSFEEDDNILLKGNNLIALHCLKKKFINSVNLIYIDPPYNTGNDGFRYNDKFNRATWLTFMKNRLSVAKELLSDDGIIFVQCDDKEHSSLRLLMDSVFGRDNFLNNIVVKTSDPSGLKVVNPSPYSQTEYLLMFCKDRSKYKYIPQFVKSSYDQSYGRFIKNVNDDHEAWVTCSLSEYFANYKGFNNVKEAREKLGRLDFDEEIAQFAIENSDSVYQATAISNAAGKKIVAARDESKKNPGKIYKVERDNDNIYIINGRQIYFYSNKVKNINGELTPTILLTNLWVDIPWNGIANEGDAIFKNGKKPEKLLQRCIDSCTKKGDLVLDFHLGSGTTAAVAHKMGRRYIGIEQMDYINEITVPRLQKVIEGEQGGISKDVGWQGGGSFVYAELMELNAYFVHEIQKAQSNEELEELFAVMKTEAHLNYQVALENVLSAEYEVDGIFRKVAFSELELHEQKQLLIEILDKNQLYVNASDMDDSDLNISESDKAFTRSFYGME